The Glycine soja cultivar W05 chromosome 8, ASM419377v2, whole genome shotgun sequence genome has a window encoding:
- the LOC114423933 gene encoding monoacylglycerol lipase ABHD6-like translates to MLPKLSKCISFTASRDWLYRHLFAAAGLRSVATDLGEGTIVHCWVPKMHKPCKPSLVLIHGFGANAMWQYGEHIRLFMGHFNVYVPDLVFFGESFTLRAERSEYFQAECMVKMMEAHGVHKMSLVGISYGGFVGYRVAAHFPDVVEKIVLCCAGVCLEEVDMENGLFRVSNLDEASSILLPQTPDKLRELMKLSFVRPARGVPTWFLQDFIQVMCTDYIEQKRELLEAILKGRHLSDLPKIQQPTLILWGEQDQIFPLELGHRLKRHIGENAQMAVIKNAGHAVNLEKAKEFGKHLKAFLIDSNTTKSCPTSPLSSRQNFRF, encoded by the exons ATGTTGCCGAAACTCTCAAAATGCATCAGCTTCACCGCTTCGCGGGACTGGCTGTACCGTCATTTGTTCGCCGCCGCGGGGCTCCGCTCGGTGGCCACCGACCTCGGCGAAGGAACCATCGTGCATTGCTGGGTACCCAAAATGCACAAGCCATGCAAGCCAAGCCTCGTACTCATTCACGGTTTCGGCGCCAACGCCATGTGGCAATACGGGGAACACATTCGTCTCTTCATGGGGCACTTCAACGTGTACGTGCCGGACCTCGTGTTCTTCGGCGAGTCCTTCACGTTAAGGGCTGAGAGGAGCGAGTACTTTCAGGCTGAGTGCATGGTGAAGATGATGGAGGCTCATGGGGTTCACAAAATGAGCTTGGTGGGGATCAGCTATGGTGGGTTTGTAGGGTACCGTGTGGCTGCTCACTTCCCTGACGTGGTGGAGAagattgttctttgttgtgctGGGGTTTGCTTGGAGGAGGTTGACATGGAAAATGGGTtgtttagggtttcaaatttgGATGAGGCTTCCAGCATTTTGTTGCCACAGACACCGGACAAGCTCAGGGAATTGATGAAGTTGTCCTTTGTCAGGCCTGCCAGGGGTGTTCCTACTTGGTTCCTTCAAGATTTCATTCAA GTGATGTGTACAGACTACATTGAACAGAAGAGAGAATTGCTTGAGGCAATACTAAAAGGTCGGCATCTTTCCGATCTTCCTAAAATCCAACAG CCCACTCTAATTTTATGGGGAGAGCAAGATCAGATATTCCCTCTGGAGTTAGGACACAGATTAAAAAG GCATATAGGGGAAAATGCTCAAATGGCAGTCATCAAGAATGCAGGGCATGCAGTGAACCTAGAAAAGGCCAAAGAGTTTGGCAAGCACTTGAAAGCATTCCTTATAGATTCTAATACTACAAAGTCATGTCCAACCTCACCACTTTCTTCTAGGCAGAACTTTCGTTTTTGA
- the LOC114422180 gene encoding uncharacterized protein LOC114422180 — MEAEAAPLKLESLVCIDSTTLSHSELLALSLSSLSTFDLRSTHDLVTPKIDPSLFNESTGSHRQTYSRPQQSSPTGRRRRLAGLLPNNLPPLPENRLIIDYLKQLIRDDPKFDQVQLTPPSPSPSPSLPQLKRKRGRKPKVKLHLDPCYRGIDIIVNPNGVAVDLHQLANSQDPFAEELKRRTEGLHNEEELLGFLRDLPGQWGSRRKKRRIVDAADFGGDVLPLSWKILLGLKRKDGRAWIYCRRYISPSGQHFVSCKEVSSYLQSLLDNNGDAQLQIMRTENVVQEHNVPAENSAGVAQEHQDERQIVAVNSDVSAANEREKEVALLGIENLADVQIHDLFECRKCNMSFDAKDLYLQHLLSFHQRTTRRYRLGSSVGDGVIIKDGKFECQFCHKVFLERRRYNGHVGIHVRNYVRKVEDLPGQANVQGTDDKSPVRGQDVPLRISKMDALIEIAQNSIMEDSVTEPHSSAKLNRIPASDIAVGYIDQDRNSESPISEQKMEDSMTGNNVDHDLDEELVEEIDDDNHVINVKMVTFLDNVGLLSVNKQDVNVPETSKVKDDVPLTIEELDQSGMDLDEDSHNCLLPLSEHHIIPESEKSENSGCANTKGLFILDEDISNKTELEFGLNGLKDVPVTVSTNVQEMVRPASQENVAHSRVFNSSISTEQSLDCLPAFSSDKGEEQFCSVDHEHDNVKGFQELRFDEIDTAECDFARVQVSPSLPDVPTELTNNTVVEGTCASPVQFESQEVMLNIGGRNQLTTVCVWCGIEFNHDAVNSEIQPDSVGFMCPACKAKISGQVNVLLDCGSPNAGCL; from the exons ATGGAAGCAGAAGCAGCACCGTTGAAGTTGGAGTCCCTTGTGTGCATAGACTCCACCACTCTCTCTCATTCCGAGCTCCTCgctctttctctctcatctcTCTCCACATTCGACCTCCGCTCCACCCATGACCTCGTCACTCCCAAGATCGACCCTTCCCTCTTCAACGAGAGCACCGGCTCCCACCGCCAAACCTACTCCCGCCCCCAGCAGTCCTCCCCCACCggccgccgccgccgcctcgCCGGCCTCCTCCCCAACAACCTCCCTCCCCTCCCCGAAAACCGCCTCATCATCGACTACCTCAAACAACTCATCAGAGACGACCCCAAGTTCGACCAAGTCCAACTCACTCCCCCTtccccttctccttctccttctctccccCAACTCAAGAGGAAGCGTGGCAGAAAGCCCAAAGTCAAACTCCACTTGGACCCCTGCTACCGCGGTATCGACATAATTGTCAATCCAAACGGCGTCGCTGTGGATCTCCACCAACTCGCCAACTCCCAAGACCCCTTCGCTGAGGAACTCAAGAGACGCACCGAGGGTTTGCACAACGAAGAGGAGCTGCTAGGGTTTCTGAGAGACTTGCCCGGACAGTGGGGGAGCCGGAGGAAGAAGCGGAGGATCGTCGACGCCGCGGATTTCGGCGGCGACGTCTTGCCTCTTAGCTGGAAGATTCTTCTCGGTTTGAAGAGAAAGGATGGCCGTGCATGGATCTATTGCCGCAGATACATTAG CCCCAGTGGACAGCATTTTGTGTCTTGCAAAGAGGTTTCTTCCTATCTGCAGTCTCTTTTGGATAATAATGGTGATGCACAGTTGCAAATTATGAGGACTGAAAATGTAGTGCAGGAACACAATGTGCCTGCTGAAAAT TCTGCAGGTGTTGCCCAGGAGCATCAAGATGAGAGGCAGATTGTTGCTGTGAACTCGGATGTGTCTGCTGCTAATGAACGAGAGAAGGAGGTTGCCTTGTTGGGGATTGAAAATCTCGCGGATGTGCAGATTCACGACCTGTTTGAATGTCGCAAGTGCAACATGAGTTTTGATGCGAAGGATTTGTACTTGCAGCACCTGTTGTCATTTCACCAGAGGACGACGAGGCGGTATCGACTTGGTTCATCAGTTGGAGATGGAGTTATAATTAAGGATGGGAAGTTTGAGTGCCAGTTCTGCCATAAGGTGTTTCTTGAAAGGCGTCGCTACAATGGTCATGTGGGGATCCATGTTAGGAATTATGTGAGGAAAGTTGAAGATTTGCCGGGTCAGGCAAATGTCCAGGGGACAGATGACAAGTCTCCTGTCAGGGGGCAGGATGTGCCTTTAAGGATATCAAAGATGGATGCCCTCATTGAAATTGCTCAAAACTCTATTATGGAGGATTCTGTCACTGAACCCCATAGTTCAGCTAAACTGAATAGGATTCCTGCTTCAGATATTGCTGTTGGTTACATAGATCAAGACAGAAACTCCGAGTCTCCTATCAGTGAACAGAAAATGGAAGATAGCATGACTGGAAATAATGTGGATCATGATTTGGATGAAGAATTAGTAGAGGAAATTGATGATGATAACCATGTGATTAATGTAAAGATGGTTACTTTTCTGGATAACGTGGGTTTGTTATCTGTAAATAAGCAGGATGTTAATGTACCTGAGACTTCTAAGGTAAAAGATGATGTGCCATTGACTATTGAGGAACTGGATCAGTCTGGGATGGATTTGGATGAGGATTCTCACAACTGTTTACTTCCTTTATCTGAACATCACATAATACCAGAATCTGAAAAGAGTGAAAATTCAGGATGTGCTAATACTAAGGGTCTATTTATACTTGATGAAGACATCAGTAACAAGACTGAGTTGGAATTTGGTTTAAATGGCTTGAAGGATGTGCCTGTTACTGTGAGCACTAATGTCCAAGAGATGGTAAGGCCAGCTTCTCAAGAAAATGTGGCACACTCTAGGGTTTTTAACTCCTCCATATCCACAGAACAATCTTTGGATTGTTTACCTGCATTCAGCTCTGATAAG GGAGAAGAACAGTTTTGTAGTGTTGACCATGAACATGATAATGTGAAGGGGTTCCAGGAATTGAGATTTGATGAAATAGATACTGCTGAGTGTGATTTTGCAAGGGTTCAAGTTTCTCCTTCTCTTCCTGATGTACCAACTGAATTGACAAATAACACAGTGGTGGAAGGGACGTGTGCATCCCCAGTTCAGTTTGAATCACAAGAAGTTATGCTAAATATTGGTGGCAGAAATCAGCTTACAACTGTGTGTGTATGGTGTGGAATAGAGTTTAACCATGATGCTGTTAATTCTGAAATACAACCAGATTCTGTTGGATTCATGTGTCCAGCTTGTAAGGCAAAAATCTCTGGTCAAGTCAATGTGTTATTGGACTGTGGATCGCCAAATGCTGGCTGTCTATAG
- the LOC114422185 gene encoding probable protein phosphatase 2C 9 — protein MDCFCCFNNQVVGGRTSCGSGKGKSHQGSVKYGFSLVKGKANHPMEDYHVAKIVKLGGQELGLFAIYDGHLGDSVPAYLQKHLFSNILKEEDFWTDPASSIIKAYETTDQAILSDSSDLGRGGSTAVTAILIDNQKLWVANVGDSRAVLSRKGVAEQMTIDHEPNTERGIIENKGGFVSNMPGDVARVNGQLAVSRAFGDKNLKSHLRSDPDIRHVDIDPDAELLILASDGLWKVMANQEAVDIARRIKDPQKAAKQLVAESLNRESKDDISCIVVRFKG, from the exons ATGGATTGTTTCTGCTGCTTCAACAATCAG GTGGTTGGAGGACGCACTTCATGTGGCTCTGGCAAGGGCAAGAGCCATCAGGGCTCAGTTAAGTATGGCTTTAGCCTAGTTAAAGGGAAAGCAAACCACCCAATGGAGGACTATCATGTAGCAAAAATTGTCAAGCTTGGAGGGCAAGAGTTAGGACTTTTTGCTATATATGACGGACACTTGGGAGACAGTGTGCCTGCCTATTTACAAAAGCATCTCTTTTCTAATATCTTGAAGGAG GAGGACTTCTGGACTGATCCAGCCAGTTCCATCATTAAAGCCTATGAGACAACAGATCAGGCCATTCTTTCTGATAGTTCTGATTTGGGGCGAGGAGGATCAACTGCAGTGACTGCAATTCTTATTGATAATCAGAAGTTATGGGTAGCAAATGTTGGAGACTCACGAGCAGTTTTGTCGAGAAAAGGGGTGGCCGAACAGATGACTATTGATCATGAGCCCAATACTGAGAGGGGCATCATTGAGAACAAAGGCGGCTTTGTCTCAAACATGCCAG GAGACGTTGCAAGAGTAAATGGGCAGCTTGCAGTTTCTCGAGCATTTggagacaaaaatttaaaatcacacTTACGATCTGATCCTGATATACGACATGTTGATATTGACCCAGATGCTGAGCTTTTGATACTTGCCAGTGATGGTCTTTGGAAG GTAATGGCAAACCAAGAGGCAGTTGATATTGCACGAAGGATAAAAGATCCACAAAAGGCAGCTAAACAACTAGTTGCCGAGTCATTGAACAGAGAGAGTAAGGATGATATTTCGTGCATTGTAGTTCGTTTCAAGGGATGA
- the LOC114422183 gene encoding metacaspase-3-like, with product MATRRVRCMQCGRPLLVPIEVAYSIPLMCYGCQASRPNYHFANNVTPPFVNYHPAPGYAHRIRRNQFNYPRPLPLTPPPTPLNPPSSYGNKRAVLVGISYCNQINNLKGSVNDAQSMKYFLINKMGFPSDSIRVLTDDPEEKNPMRIPTKYNMRMAMRWLVEGCRSGDSLVFHFSGHGSQEEDTNMDEVDGYDEAICPVDYEHEGKILDDEINATIVRPLPRGAKLHALVDTCFSGTILDLPFMCRMNRKGYYGWEDQRNPRAGYKGTRGGLAVCISACDDDGNAADTSALSGEESSGALTFSFIQAMQNESNLTYGHLLNSMRSTIRGAKEKAFGQNDQDFTMNTRQQYTHEPQLSSSEKFDIYSKSIEM from the exons ATGGCAACTCGAAGAGTAAGATGCATGCAGTGCGGAAGGCCCCTGCTAGTGCCAATTGAAGTTGCCTATAGCATTCCTTTGATGTGTTATGGATGCCAAGCTAGCAGACCCAATTATCATTTTGCAAACAATGTTACACCTCCATTTGTTAATTATCACCCTGCTCCTGGCTATGCACATAGGATACGACGTAACCAATTCAATTATCCTCGGCCATTGCCACTGACGCCGCCACCAACTCCATTGAACCCTCCTTCTTCCTATGGCAACAAGAGGGCTGTCTTAGTTGGCATTAGTTATTGCAATCAGATTAACAACCTTAAAGGTTCTGTCAATGACGCTCAGAGCATGAAATACTTTCTCATTAACAAGATGGGTTTCCCTAGTGACTCCATTCGCGTCCTCACAG ATGATCCAGAGGAGAAAAACCCAATGAGAATTCCAACAAAATATAACATGCGAATGGCAATGAGGTGGTTGGTCGAGGGTTGTCGATCAGGGGACTCGTTGGTGTTTCACTTCTCTGGACATGGTTCACAGGAAGAAGACACCAACATGGATGAGGTTGATGGATATGATGAAGCAATATGCCCCGTTGATTATGAGCATGAGGGGAAGATACTTGACGATGAAATCAACGCCACAATTGTTAGGCCTCTCCCTCGTGGTGCCAAACTTCATGCCCTTGTTGATACTTGCTTTAGTGGGACAATTCTTGATTTACCATTTATGTGCAGGATGAACCG AAAAGGTTATTATGGATGGGAAGATCAGAGAAACCCAAGAGCTGGTTACAAAGGCACAAGAGGAGGGTTAGCAGTTTGCATTTCAGCTTGTGATGACGATGGAAATGCAGCAGACACATCG GCCTTGAGCGGTGAGGAAAGCTCTGGTGCCTTGACTTTCAGTTTCATCCAAGCCATGCAAAATGAATCTAATTTGACTTATGGCCACTTGCTTAATTCCATGCGCTCCACAATTCGTGGGGCTAAAGAAAAAGCCTTTGGCCAAAACGATCAAGACTTTACCATGAACACTCGCCAGCAGTATACTCAT GAGCCACAACTGTCTTCTTCTGAGAAGTTTGATATTTATTCAAAGTCGATTGAAATGTGA
- the LOC114422184 gene encoding outer envelope protein 64, mitochondrial-like, with the protein MSKMLKKVNASNPKLWLLIGIGLAGAVVVVAETRRRRHRNLPKEDFGAFVERIELLPIPQPNQTQTLSALTFAIKDIFDVKGYVTGFGNPQWKKTHGEAGKTAIVITALLSDGATCVGKTVMDEFSFGISGENKFYGTPTNPQMPSSIPGGSSSGSAVAVAARLVDFAIGTDTTGCVRIPAAFCGILGFRPSHGVISTIGVLPNAQSLDTVGWFARDPSVLHRVGLVLLPLTSVELKRTRRIIFADDLFQLSKAPSQKTAYIIGKAIENLSGYQSLQHMNLCQYIASNVPSLKGFHEKLTQQQNGLSILKALTSVMFSLQGYEFKTNHEEWVKSVKPRLGRGVSERVNAAMNATHDNIKTLYKVRTEMRGAFQHLLKDDGILVIPTVADYPLKLNTEKGFSSEFHDRAFALSSIASISGCCQVAIPLGCHNDCCASISLISAHGVDKFLLNTVLDMYSTLQEQVSVAYALPLLDTNGSMETSELLKEKGNTAFKGRLWNKAVDYYTEAINLNGTNATYYSNRAAAYLELGCFQEAEEDCNMAILHDKKNVKAYLRRGTAREVLLCYKEALKDFQHALVLEPQNKTASLAEKRLRKSTS; encoded by the exons ATGTCTAAAATGTTGAAGAAGGTCAATGCCTCCAACCCTAAACTCTGGCTCCTCATCGGAATAGGACTCGCTGGCGCGGTCGTTGTTGTGGCCGAGACCCGGCGGCGGCGACACCGGAACCTCCCCAAAGAGGACTTCGGTGCATTCGTTGAGCGTATCGAACTTCTCCCCATTCCTCAGCCCAACCAAACGCAAACGCTCTCTGCTCTTACCTTCGCCATCAAAGACAT ATTCGATGTGAAAGGGTATGTGACGGGGTTCGGAAACCCTCAGTGGAAGAAGACGCACGGCGAGGCCGGGAAGACTGCGATTGTCATCACCGCTCTCCTCAGCGACGGTGCCACTTGTGTTGGCAAGACTGTTATGGATGAATTCTCTTTTGG GATTTCTGGTGAGAACAAGTTTTATGGAACACCAACCAATCCTCAAATGCCATCTTCTATCCCTGGAGGTTCCTCCAGTGGTTCAGCTGTTGCTGTTGCTGCTCGACTGGTCGACTTTGCTATTG GTACTGATACTACGGGATGTGTGAGAATTCCAGCAGCATTCTGTGGTATTCTTGGCTTTCGACCATCTCATGGGGTTATATCCACCATTGGAGTTCTTCCAAATGCACAAAGCTTGGACACTGTTG GATGGTTTGCTCGGGATCCTTCTGTCCTACATCGAGTAGGACTTGTTTTACTTCCATTGACTTCGGTGGAGCTCAAAAGAACAAGGCGTATTATTTTTGCTGATGATCTTTTTCAATTATCTAAAGCTCCTTCACAGAAGACAGCATATATTATTGGCAAAGCTATTGAAAATTTGTCTGGTT ATCAGTCTCTGCAGCATATGAATCTTTGCCAGTATATTGCTTCTAATGTGCCCAGTCTAAAGGGGTTTCATGAGAAATTAACACAGCAACAAAATGGATTATCTATATTGAAAGCTCTCACTTCGGTTATGTTTTCTTTACAAGG ATATGAATTCAAAACCAATCATGAAGAATGGGTTAAATCTGTCAAACCCAGGTTAGGGCGGGGTGTGTCTGAGCGTGTTAATGCAGCCATGAATGCTAcacatgataatataaaaacctTGTATAAAGTAAGAACTGAAATGCGGGGTGCGTTTCAACATTTGTTAAAG GATGATGGAATACTAGTTATTCCCACTGTTGCAGATTATCCATTAAAGCTTAATACAGAGAAGGGGTTTTCTTCTGAGTTTCATGACAGAGCTTTTGCATTATCTAGCATTGCTAGTATTTCTGGATGTTGTCAG GTTGCAATTCCATTAGGATGCCACAATGATTGTTGTGCTTCTATTTCACTCATCTCAGCACATGGAGTTGATAAATTTCTTCTTAATACGGTTTTGGATATGTATTCAACTCTTCAGGAGCAAGTTAGTGTTGCTTATGCTTTGCCACTGCTGGATACAAATGGTAGTATGGAAACTTCTGAGCTTTTGAAGGAGAAG GGAAATACGGCCTTTAAAGGAAGGCTGTGGAATAAGGCAGTTGATTACTACACCGAGGCTATTAACTTGAATGGGACAAATGCGACTTACTACAGCAACCGGGCTGCTGCTTACCTAGAGTTAGGATG CTTTCAGGAAGCTGAAGAGGACTGCAATATGGCCATATTACATGATAAGAAG AATGTGAAGGCATATCTGAGACGTGGAACTGCTAGAGAAGTACTACTTTGTTATAAGGAGGCTCTAAAAG ATTTCCAGCATGCTCTCGTTCTTGAACCACAGAACAAGACTGCTAGTCTTGCAGAGAAAAGACTCAGAAAATCAACGAGTTGA